ACAGCAGTTAGGACCAGCGAGACGGCCGCTTATGTGCCCGCTAGGGCCAGCACTAGGCTGGCCTTATTCAAAGGAAAGCCCTTTCCCTTGAATTAGATCCAACGTTATTCAAGGTTCGCCCCAGGGGGCTCCATGCGGCGCGACGCCACCGGGCGCTACGAGATCACCAGCACCGCCACTGCCGCCTGATCCTCCTCTGGAGCTGACGGGGCCGCTGCAGGCACTGCACGAGCGGGCGCTGCTGACCTGCGGACGGCTTGACGGGATCTCCTCCCTGCTCCCTGACCCCGAGCTGTTTCTCTACGCCTATGTGCGGCGCGAGGCCCTGCTCTCCTCCCAGATCGAAGGCACCCAGTCGTCCCTCTCCGATCTGCGGCTCTTTGAGCTGGAGGAGGCTCCCGGCGTTCCCCTTGATGACGTGGTGGAAGTCTCCAGCTACGTGGCTGAATTGGAGCACGGCCTGGCCCGGCTGCAGGAGGGCTTTCCGCTCTCCTCCCGCCTGCTGCGAGAAATCCACAGCTGGCTATTGGCCCGGGGACGTTGCGCTGATCGACTGCCGGGGGAGTTCCGGCGCAGTCAGAACTGGATCGGCGGCACCCGGCCGGGCAATGCGAGCTTTGTGCCCCCACCACCAGGGCTGGTGGACGAATGCATGGCCGCGCTGGAAACCTTCATTCACGGCGGACACGCGGGAGAGAACGCCTTGCCGGTGCTGGTGCGGGTCGGGCGACAAAAGGGTCAGACCCGTGCTGGTGGGGTCCCGGAATCATCAATGGGCGACAAAGCTCTCACCGCAGTGGATCAGCTGGCCGTAGGACCAACCGCTCCAGGCCAGGCGGTAGTGGAACAGCAGGTGCGGGAACGGCTCTCCCCGCAAGGTGATGACGACACGCTTGACCTTGGTGAAGTCACAGAAGCCGATCTCTCCGGGCTGATACGCCAGAGGGAACATCACCTCCGGCGTCGGGCCATGCAGAGATTTCCAGTGCTGCACCCGTCGCTGCAGGGTGCGTTTCAGTCAACTCCAGTCCTGATCTGGCTTTTGCTCCTGCAGGTGCTCCAGCAAGGTGGTGGGTGTCAGGGCCGGATTTCAGAAGAACTGGGTATCCACGTGATTACCCTCTACAAATAGAGGAAGACTTGTCGGTTGCAGAGGGAGGCGGTGCACGCATCCGAGAAGGACATTGACGTCTGGAGTACTGACGACAAGTTCCTAGTGCTGTGCCCTCCCAGATCGTCAGAAGTCGCTCTGCGGTAATGCAGGCTGACCCTGGTGCGTTCAATCGCAAGGGTGCGCTCTACTCACCCACAGCACCCAGCAGCTGAGACAGCAGCCTTCCGGTGGGAGTGGACGCAGGGCTGATTCAAAGTGTGTCACGGTTGCTCTGGCCTGAGCTGCCCGCATGGGGTTTGCTCGGTGGTATCGCCTCCTCCTTGTGCCCGACACCGCCTCTGCAGCAACCGATCTCGATCTGATCAGCCACCTCAAGGCGACCCCGGATGCCCAGATGCGGCGGGGCGTTCGCACCCCGGCCTGGTACCTGTTGCTGGTGGCGGTGCTCGGGATCCTGAGCGGTTGCCAGAGCCTGCGGGATCTGGAGCGCTTTGCTCGCCGTCACCACGGCACGCTCACCAAGGCGCTTGGCCTTGAACTGCGGCGGCCCCCATCGGATTCAGCGTTCCGCTACTTCTTCCTGCAGGTGGATGTGGCGGCCCTGTGCGCGGCCATCCGTGATTGGACGATCGCCCACATCCCTTATGGTGCATGGGATCTCGATCAGCTGGTGTGTGACGGCAAGACCCTGCGAGGCTCGATCGAGACCACACCCGGCGGTGGTTAGGCGTTCATTGCCCAGGTGACGCTGTACTCAGCTGCCTTGGGTGTGGCGATCTCGCAGGCCTGCTACGCCATTGGCGCGAACCACGAGCTGGCAGTGCTGAAACAGTTGCTGGGCGAGCTCGACCTGGAGGGGGTACTGATCCAGGCAGATGCGCTCCACACCCAGAAACCGTTTTTCAACAGCTCACCGAGCAGGGGGCCGACTTCCTCCTGACGGTGAAAGCCAAAAAGAAGACACTGCAACGCCAGATCCGATGCCAGTTTCAGGGGAAACGCCATATCCCTGTTCAGGCCTGTGTTTTCGAGGAGAGTCATGGTCGTGTCATCAACTGGATCGTGGAGGTGATCGCCGTCGGGACCCGCGACGGCAAGACCTTGCGGCAGACCCATTTCTTCCTCACCAGCTTGCGCACAACCCCAGAAGCCATGCTGCAACTGGTGCGCGACCGCTGGAGCATTGAGAGCTGGCACTGGATCCGTGACACCCAGCTCGATGAGGACGCCCATCGCTACAGGAGCAATGGAGCTGGGGCGATGGCGACGCTGCGGACGGCAGCCCTCAACCTGCTGCGACTGGGCGGCTTTCAGTCCATCCGAGCCGGCATGCAGGCCGTAACTCACGACATCGCGGCGCTACTGGCGATGGCGACGAGAAAGCCAGAACCAAGCCCTAGTTAAGACTTTGAATCAGCCATGTCCAGCACTGCCACCACATCCTTGGCCTTGCAGCGGCTGCCCATCCGGATCGCCAGGCAGAGGCAGCAGTTGTCGTCGATCACATTCAGGACATTGAGTCTGCGGCCATCAGCAGTAACGTCGAACTGAAAGTCCATGGCCCAGATATGGTGGGGATGCTGGGCGCTGTGACGCCTGACTGAGCCGTCTGCGGGCCATGCCCGCTTTCTATTCCTGGGGGTAGGTAGACCGCTGCTGACCTTCCCCTCGCCAGAGCCGTTGCATCCGCTTGTGGTTCACGGTCCAGCCCTCCAGCCACAGCAAACGGTAGACCATGCGGGGGCCCCAACTGTGAGGCCTTGGGGTGGACGTTGAAACCAGGACCCAGGAGAATTCACACCTATTCGTAGACTTAACAACCTAGTAGGACAACAAAACGAGTCGCAAAAAGCACCACTAATCAATCATACTTGCAGAATGAGTCATTTCCGAATGAGATATGCATAACAATGGAATGCCATCTTCAGAGGTAACAATACCTTCATAATAGGCTTTGCTTGTCAAGCTATTGACGTCAATTACGCGACCACTTGCTATGTACTTACGACCAGCGACAGGTGCTTCATAAATGTCGACAACAAGGCGATTAGGTAATGCACTTGTCTGGTACAGCTCTCTAAGGATAGCCAAGCCCATTTGAAGAAGACCATCC
This portion of the Synechococcus sp. ROS8604 genome encodes:
- a CDS encoding Fic family protein produces the protein MLPDPELFLYAYVRREALLSSQIEGTQSSLSDLRLFELEEAPGVPLDDVVEVSSYVAELEHGLARLQEGFPLSSRLLREIHSWLLARGRCADRLPGEFRRSQNWIGGTRPGNASFVPPPPGLVDECMAALETFIHGGHAGENALPVLVRVGRQKGQTRAGGVPESSMGDKALTAVDQLAVGPTAPGQAVVEQQVRERLSPQGDDDTLDLGEVTEADLSGLIRQREHHLRRRAMQRFPVLHPSLQGAFQSTPVLIWLLLLQVLQQGGGCQGRISEELGIHVITLYK
- a CDS encoding transposase family protein, producing MGFARWYRLLLVPDTASAATDLDLISHLKATPDAQMRRGVRTPAWYLLLVAVLGILSGCQSLRDLERFARRHHGTLTKALGLELRRPPSDSAFRYFFLQVDVAALCAAIRDWTIAHIPYGAWDLDQLVCDGKTLRGSIETTPGGG
- a CDS encoding transposase produces the protein MKAKKKTLQRQIRCQFQGKRHIPVQACVFEESHGRVINWIVEVIAVGTRDGKTLRQTHFFLTSLRTTPEAMLQLVRDRWSIESWHWIRDTQLDEDAHRYRSNGAGAMATLRTAALNLLRLGGFQSIRAGMQAVTHDIAALLAMATRKPEPSPS